The sequence GGTCCGTGCTCGCACCATTATTGCAGACCTCGACCCGGGAAAGATGTCCGGGTCGGAGCCGTGTCTCGTTACGCTTCGTCGAAAGATGATGATCGAGTTTGTCGAGATCCTGGGCGAGCATGTTGTGAAGTCGATCGTGGTACCGAGGTGCGTGCCGTTCCGGATCGACTTCTGAATCGAGCTTTCAAGCTCGCGGCCGGCGGAGTTGCCGGCCTGACAAACCAAGGTCCCAGCCCGCTGCCAAGGAAGGTGACGCGTGAGCGAAGAAACCCCACCGACAACCGAGCCGACGCCGGACCCGACAGCCGAAGCGGTCGACACACCGGCCCCGGACGCCGCTGCGCCCGAGGATGATGCTGGTGCCGCGCCGATCGACTCGTCGGACATGGACGCGCTGATGGAAGAGATGGCCGAGGATGCCCCCGCGTCCGAAGAAGCCCCCGCAGCCGAGACGGCCCCCGCAACTGAAGCCGCCGCAGAAGAGCCCGTTGCGTCGGAGGCCGGCGAAGTTCAGGCCACCGATGACGATTCGGCCGCGATGCTCAACGACGAAGCCATCGCCGCATTGCTCCAGGAAGCCAGTTTCGAGGACAGCGGAAGCCCGTCGGCCACCGCCATCGCGGCCGGTGCCGAAGCGCTGAATCTTCCCGACTTCTCACAGGTCGTCGCAGGCGCGGACGCCGGCAGTATCGACCTGCTGCGTGACGTGGATTTGAACGTGAAAATCGAACTCGGCCGAAGCCGGATGAGCGTCGAGGACGTGCTCAAGCTCATCGAGGGCAGCGTCGTCGAACTGGACAAGCTCGCCGGCGACCCGGTGGATGTCTTCATCAACGAACGCCTCGTCGCCCGCGGTGAAGTCTTGGTGCTCAACGACAATTTTTGTGTTCGCGTGAACGAGATCGTGCAGGCGGCTTCGACCGAAGCGGCTTGATTGACAACCCGTGCCCAATCGCGCCGGAGGCGCTTTGCCATGAGGTGGAACCTCGCCTGGCTGACCCTGTTGCTGACCGTTGTTTTCACAGCGGCTACTTACGCTGCGCCGCCGCAAAGTAGGTACGACGGCAAGGCGATTGCGGGCGGGGATACGGAAGCGATCATCGACGGTGAGCCGCAAGTCGAGGAGCAGCAAGGCTGGGTCGGGATGGCCCGGACCGGTGCGGCGTTGGCGTTCGTCGTCACGCTGGT is a genomic window of Planctomycetota bacterium containing:
- the fliN gene encoding flagellar motor switch protein FliN — translated: MSEETPPTTEPTPDPTAEAVDTPAPDAAAPEDDAGAAPIDSSDMDALMEEMAEDAPASEEAPAAETAPATEAAAEEPVASEAGEVQATDDDSAAMLNDEAIAALLQEASFEDSGSPSATAIAAGAEALNLPDFSQVVAGADAGSIDLLRDVDLNVKIELGRSRMSVEDVLKLIEGSVVELDKLAGDPVDVFINERLVARGEVLVLNDNFCVRVNEIVQAASTEAA